One region of Lytechinus pictus isolate F3 Inbred chromosome 8, Lp3.0, whole genome shotgun sequence genomic DNA includes:
- the LOC135155140 gene encoding sodium-coupled monocarboxylate transporter 2-like, with translation MSEPDIKTFSGADYGVLGAMLALSLGIGFYQACAGGKQKTAEEFLMANRNMHPIPVALSLVASFISAITFLGTPAENYVHGIMHSWFWLASVFASIITMLLFMPTFYRLGITSSNEYLELRFNRSARYLGMGIFFLYMIFYLGIVLYAPSLALNAVTGLNLWGSVFAIGIVCTLYTTIGGMKAVLWTDVFQMTLMVVGFIAVIIQGAIRVGGIDNAWQIASSVDDRMNLWVFSTDVTQRHTIWGILIGGTLSWTSIFGVNQAQVQRYLTCGSIEKARIAIWIAMFGMILVQVLPHIVGVVMYANYAGCDPKIQGAIASYDQLMPYFIMDLFGSMPGLPGLLTSAVFSAALSTISSGLNALAAVAGEDIIKSIWPNMKDSQYTWISKGFALLFGVVTIFSALLASEMGEILQMAMNLFGMCGGPILALFSCGMFFPWINSKGVISGTLLGLAFAFWVGIGAQIYPHPPKDPPLSADLCSLENSTFLSTSESMTTLLNYEDTTTMIMMEEMTTSDSGNSEPSSFDLYKISYTWWGIFSFIVSVISAIIISILTGPQDPRKLDPRLICPVVDRLCCYLPEKWKIPLRCGVGKDFNEDETEYEYQAMRKQDRVNHENEGGIEFQKTAET, from the exons ATGTCAGAGCCGGATATTAAGACGTTTTCTGGGGCGGACTACGGAGTCCTGGGTGCCATGCTCGCCTTGTCTCTGGGCATAGGTTTCTACCAGGCCTGCGCTGGCGGGAAGCAGAAGACGGCTGAGGAATTCTTGATGGCCAATCGTAACATGCATCCGATTCCTGTGGCCCTCTCTTTGGTGGCTAGTTTCATCTCAGCCATCACCTTCCTCGGAACACCAGCCGAAAACTATGTTCACGGTATCATGCATAGTTGGTTCTGGTTGGCGAGCGTCTTTGCATCCATCATCACTATGCTTCTATTCATGCCGACGTTCTATCGGTTAGGTATAACGAGTTCTAATGAG tACTTAGAGTTACGGTTCAATCGCTCTGCTCGCTATCTTGGGATGGGAATTTTCTTTCTCTACATG ATTTTTTACCTTGGTATTGTTCTATACGCACCCTCCTTGGCTCTTAATGCTG TGACAGGATTAAATCTATGGGGATCGGTTTTCGCTATCGGTATTGTCTGCACGCTTTATACCACAATA GGAGGGATGAAAGCTGTTCTTTGGACTGACGTTTTTCAGATGACATTGATGGTAGTCGGTTTCATCGCCGTCATCATCCAGGGCGCCATCAGAGTTGGTGGGATAGACAATGCTTGGCAGATTGCTTCATCGGTCGACGATAGAATGAACTTATGGGT ttttagcACTGACGTCACACAACGTCACACGATATGGGGGATTTTGATTGGTGGAACCTTGTCATGGACCAGTATCTTCGGCGTGAATCAGGCTCAGGTGCAGAGATACCTCACATGTGGGTCCATTGAGAAAGCAAGAAT aGCAATATGGATCGCCATGTTTGGTATGATATTGGTTCAGGTGCTCCCTCACATTGTGGGCGTGGTCATGTATGCTAATTACGCTGGGTGTGACCCCAAGATCCAAGGCGCCATAGCGAGCTATGATCAG TTGATGCCCTATTTCATCATGGATCTGTTCGGTTCGATGCCAGGTTTACCTGGGCTACTAACATCGGCAGTCTTCAGCGCAGCATTAag TACTATTTCATCGGGTCTGAACGCCCTCGCAGCAGTAGCCGGTGAAGATATCATCAAATCCATTTGGCCAAACATGAAGGATAGTCAGTACACGTGGATATCGAAAGGATTTG CTTTGCTGTTTGGTGTTGTGACCATTTTCTCTGCACTCCTAGCATCTGAGATGGGAGAAATCCTCCAG ATGGCAATGAACCTCTTTGGTATGTGCGGTGGTCCTATCCTGGCTCTCTTCTCGTGTGGAATGTTCTTCCCATGGATCAACTCAAAG GGGGTCATATCAGGGACTCTTCTCGGTCTTGCCTTCGCCTTCTGGGTTGGTATAGGGGCGCAGATTTACCCCCATCCACCCAAAGACCCACCCCTCTCAGCCGACCTTTGCTCTTTGGAAAACTCAACTTTCCTCTCGACATCGGAATCGATGACCACTTTATTGAACTACGAAGACACGACAACTATGATAATGATGGAAGAAATGACGACGTCTGACTCTGGGAATTCGGA GCCTTCCTCGTTTGATTTGTATAAGATTTCATACACCTGGTGGGGTATATTCTCATTCATCGTTTCCGTTATCTCTgctatcatcatcagcatcttAACAG GCCCTCAGGATCCGAGAAAATTAGACCCCCGTTTGATATGTCCAGTGGTCGATAGATTGTGTTGCTACCTGCCTGAGAAATGGAAGATACCACTCCGCTGCGGGGTAGGCAAGGACTTTAACGAGGACGAG ACGGAATACGAGTACCAAGCAATGAGGAAACAGGATCGAGTGAACCACGAAAATGAAGGAGGAATAGAATTCCAGAAAACGGCAGAAACTTAA